The sequence GTAGTTGTAATCACGCCAGCGTCGCCAGAAATCGGTGCCTTGTTTGAGCTGATTCAGGTTAAGTTCACGACCTTTTACGATAGCCGTTTTGGTCCGGCCAGGGTCTTGCCCAGGGACAGTCTTCAGATTGTAAGCCTCCTGGTAGCCAGCCAGATACTCCTGATAGTTACCGGTATAGGTAATGATGAAGTAGGCAAAAGTGCCAAAGCCCGCGTAAATCACCGGGATCTTCCATTTCTGCCGATTGTAGAATTGGCCCCAGCCGGGCAGAATAACCGAGCGGATGGTCGCCTTCTTCGGAATGATCTTGTTGATTTCGGCTTGTGCAGCGGCTGACACCGTTAGCGTATCAACCGCTGGCGCCAGCGAATCGACCAGCTCTTCCATGTCATTGGCCGCTGAGTCAACGGGGGGCAGGGTGTCGGGAGGCGTGGGCCGGATCACAGGTCGTTGCCGGGTGGTGTCGGTCGTTTGGGCCATTGCCACCGACGTACCCAGCAGGAGGGTAAGGACAAAAAAGGAGAGAAGAGCTTTCACGCAATAAAATCCGGTAGTGACGCAACCGGCGCGAACATCATAACAGCTACGTAACGCCAACGCCGGTTTGTTTGGCCAACGAGTTGACTTAAAAAAGCTTAACTGACTAAGCAGTCGAGCTAAGCAACCGGTCCCAAACCGGGAACAAAGGTAGGCGATTGTAAGACAGGTTCGATGGCGTATGAACAGGTAAGCGCAGTATTGAGTGATCCAATGATCTGGCCTACGGCACTATACGTATCGACCAGTTTATGTTACTTATAAAGTAAAACAGAAAAATACTCGATTGCTTAGTGGAAAATTTAGCGACCGCTCAGTGTATTTTACTCGATTATTAATGTAACCAACTATGGGTAGCCCTACTTTTATACTTAGATAAATATATATTTTCATATATGTATTTATGGTGACGCCCTTGATCGCTCACGCCTTGCATTGGTCTACTTATCAGTTTTCACCTAATGGCTACTCTATCGATTACATCTACGCCTTGCTGTCCGGAGTGTAAAAGCGACGACTCGGTCAGCCGCATCAAGCGAACTTATTTAGTGAGGCATTTCCTGCCTTTTTTGCCGCTCAGGCGCTACTACTGCCACCAGTGCGTGCGCACGTTCTGGAAGCTGAAGCGTAATCGCTAAGCTGCGGTCACCCAAGGCTCGCCAGGCGTGCTCAGACTGCCAGCCGTTTCACTACAGAAAAGCCCCATCCAATAATTGGATGGGGCTTTTCTGTAGTGAAACGGCCTGATACTTGTTTAGGCCGAGTAGTTCAGGACGTTCAGGATGCGGTCGAGTTCCTCCTGCGAGGTAAACGGAATCTTGATCTCCCCCTGATGCTTTTCATCGGCTTTGATGATCACCTTCGAGCCAAACATCGACGAGAGTTTAAATTGCAGACTCCGCATTTCCTGTTTGGGCAGGGTCGTCTTCCGGGCGGGCAGGGATTCTTCCGTAACCGAGAGGTTGCGTACGGCTTCTTCCACTTTGCGCACCGACCAGTCTTCGTCAATAATCTTGTTGAAGAGTTTGATCTGCGTCTCGGGGTTGTCGATGTTGATGATCGCCCGGGCGTGGCCCATCGAAATCCGGGTATCGCGTAGCGCCGCCTGAATCACAGGCGGCAGTTTCAGCAATCGGATGTAGTTGTTGACCGTCGTGCGGTTTTTGCCCACGCGTTCGCCCAGTTCTTCCTGTTTCAGGCTGCATTCGGTGATGAGGCGCTGGTAGGAGAGGGCAATTTCGATCGAGTTCAGGTTTTCGCGCTGAATGTTCTCGATCAGGGCCATTTCCAGCATTTGCTGGTCGTTGGCCGTCCGCACGTAGGCGGGAATGTGCAACATCCCGATCAGCTTGGACGCCTGCAAACGCCGCTCGCCCGAGATGAGCTGATACCGGTCTTTGCCGAGTTGCCGCACCGTGATGGGCTGGATGATCCCTTGCACCCGAATGGAATCGGCCAGTTCGTTGAGGGCTTCTTCGTCGAAGCGGGTCCGCGGCTGGAAGGGGTTGGTCTCGATCTGTTCAATGCCGATTTCGGTCATCGTGCTGATCGACTCATACGGCGACGGCTTGGCCTGACGCCCGTCGCTGTCCTGTAACAACGCGCCCAGACCCCGGCCGAGGCCCGTCAGTTTGTTGCTCTTGATGTTACCAGCCTTGGCATTCGTTGTGTTCATCGAGGGAAGAGTTTTCTGTTTTCAGTTTCCTGTTCTCAGCTAAGCCCAACAGCCCAATTTGGGCGATGCGGGTACCTGAAAACGGGCAACTGAAAACTCTTTTTAAACCGTCTCTTGCGGCATTAGGCCGTTTTTAATTAAAATCTCGCGGGCCAGGTTCAGGTAACTGATAGCCCCCTTACTATCGGCATCCTGCGCCAGCACCGGTACGCCAAAACTGGGCGATTCGCTGAGGCGGATGTTCCGCGGAATGATGGTGTGAAAAACCATCTGCTGGAAGTGAGAGGTTACCTCACCCACCACCTGATTCGACAAACGTACCCGGAGGTCGTACATCGTCAGCAAAATGCCTTCGATGGCCAGGTCGGTGTTCAGGCGCGATTGAATGATCTTGATCGTGTTGAGCAGCTTGCCCAGCCCTTCGAGCGCAAAGTATTCACACTGTACGGGAATAATCACCGAGTCGGCAGCGGTAAGGCTGTTGATGGTGATCAAACCGAGCGAGGGCGAGCAGTCGATGATAATGAAGTCGTAATCGTCGCGGATGTGGTTCAGCGCGTCCTTCATCTTATCCTCCCGGCTTTGCAGGTTGATCATCTCGATCTCGGCCCCGACCAGATCGATGTGCGAAGGCAGCAGATCAAGGTTAGGGAAGTCGGTCTGAATGATGGCGTCGCGCGTTTGCACGTCTTCGATCATGCATTCGTAAATGCTGTATTCGATTTCCTTGGGGTTATAACCGAGGCCCGAGGTCGAGTTGGCCTGAGGGTCAGCATCGACGATCAGCGTTCGGAACTCAAGAGCCGCCAGACTGGCCGCTAGATTGATTGTTGTTGTGGTTTTACCGACGCCGCCCTTCTGGTTGGCAATGGCAATAACTTTACCCATGGGTTTGTTACGTTGCAGTCCCAAAGATGTTGGAACGTTCCATGCTTTCCAAGAATGTTTCACGAAAATGTTCCACAAATTACCCCACGTCCAGATCGGGCTGCGCAGGGATGCTCGCACAAAGGCCTGTGAGAGGCTGCATTGGGCCAAATGGGGCAAAATCGGGCGAAGTGGAAGTGATGACGGACGGCGGGCGGGGTGCGTGGTCTGATGAGTTGCTCAGGTGCCAACAGCTGATTGGGCCGCATCGGCGCAAAACCGAACGGTTTGCGAAACTTATCCGTCTGTAGGATACTTGCCCTCTTAAATCTGGTTTACGTGCTCACAGCTACCCACCTCTCTAAAGCATTCGACGCCCTGGTGGCGGTAAAAAACGTGTCGTTGTCGCTGGCACCGGGCCAACTGGTGGCGTTAGTTGGTGCCAGTGGATCGGGTAAGAGTACCCTGCTGAACCTGCTGGGTGGCCTGCTCGACCCCGACAAAGGCGAGGTAGCCCTCGATGGCGAAACTGTGGCCGGTCCGAAAGACGTGCTGGTGGCCGGGCATCCGCAGATCCGGGTGGTACACCAGGAATACAAGCTGATGCCCAACATCTCGATCCGCGAAAACATCGCCTACGCCCTGCGTTTCTACGAACGTGCCTACCGCGAACGCCGCGTCGATGAACTGCTGCGGTTGTGTCGGCTGGAGGCTGTGCAGCACCACAAACCCCGCGAGGCATCGGGGGGCGAGAAACAACGCACCGCCATTGCCCGCGCCCTGGCCGAACCTGCCCGCGTTTTGCTGCTCGACGAACCGTTCAGCCACCTCGACCTGCCCAACCGGCTGATCATCCGCGATCTGCTGTTTGACCTGGTTCGGGGCGTCGACCAGCCGGAGCCCCGCCCGGCCTGCCTGTTGGTGACACACGAGGCTACCGACGCGCTCTCCATTGCCGATCAGGTCGGGATTCTGCATCAGGGGCAGCTAAAGCAGTGGGGGACGCCCCGGCAGGTGTACTTTTCGCCCGCCAACACCTATGCCGCCCGTATGACGGGGCCGGTCAACATCATCCGGGGGAAACACCTGCCCCTACTGGGTTTGCCCGCCGCCGAGCCGGACGCTCCGTTTGGCCTGCGCCCCGAACACGCGCACCTCGACCCGGCCGGTCCGGCAGAAGGCACCGTTCGGGCCGTGTTTTTTCAGGGACGTACCTCCGAAGTCGACGTACGGATCAGCCGGTACGTTACCCTGCGCATGCTCACCCAACGCGAGGATGTACAGGCGGGCGATCAGGTACGTATCCGGGTCGATGCTGATCGGCTGATGCGACTGTAGTTATTGATGGTCATTGATAGTCATTGGTTGCGGAAAACAATGAATGACTACCAATAACTACCAATAACTACCAATAACTACCGCTGCCCACTGCCCCACATTATAAGCTCCTTAGAAAAGGAGGTTGTTAAACTAAGCGCATAGCCTATACGTTTTATAGTGTAGTAACGATCAACGTTGAATTAGCTATGTTCATGAGAAAAGGAAAGCGGCAGCCGTTGCAGTGGCTAGCGGCCGTTGCGGTGGCGCTGAGTCTGGGGGCGGGGTTATCGGCCTGCACCAACTCGGCGACCAATGACCTGGGTCCCGAGGACTCCAATGTGTTTATTACCAACTACGACCGGCAGGTCGACTTCAGCCAATATAAAACCTTCAGCCTGCCCGATTCGGTGCTGGTGGAGTCGAACGACAGCTACGGGCAGTCGGCGCAACCAACCGAGGTGCAGTTTGTGAACCGGG comes from Fibrella aestuarina BUZ 2 and encodes:
- a CDS encoding DUF5683 domain-containing protein, with the translated sequence MKALLSFFVLTLLLGTSVAMAQTTDTTRQRPVIRPTPPDTLPPVDSAANDMEELVDSLAPAVDTLTVSAAAQAEINKIIPKKATIRSVILPGWGQFYNRQKWKIPVIYAGFGTFAYFIITYTGNYQEYLAGYQEAYNLKTVPGQDPGRTKTAIVKGRELNLNQLKQGTDFWRRWRDYNYIFTALFYGLNIVDANVSAHLKTFDVSDSLTLKYAPTLIPTSAVSFVPGIKLTMVIK
- a CDS encoding ParB/RepB/Spo0J family partition protein; amino-acid sequence: MNTTNAKAGNIKSNKLTGLGRGLGALLQDSDGRQAKPSPYESISTMTEIGIEQIETNPFQPRTRFDEEALNELADSIRVQGIIQPITVRQLGKDRYQLISGERRLQASKLIGMLHIPAYVRTANDQQMLEMALIENIQRENLNSIEIALSYQRLITECSLKQEELGERVGKNRTTVNNYIRLLKLPPVIQAALRDTRISMGHARAIINIDNPETQIKLFNKIIDEDWSVRKVEEAVRNLSVTEESLPARKTTLPKQEMRSLQFKLSSMFGSKVIIKADEKHQGEIKIPFTSQEELDRILNVLNYSA
- a CDS encoding ParA family protein, which codes for MGKVIAIANQKGGVGKTTTTINLAASLAALEFRTLIVDADPQANSTSGLGYNPKEIEYSIYECMIEDVQTRDAIIQTDFPNLDLLPSHIDLVGAEIEMINLQSREDKMKDALNHIRDDYDFIIIDCSPSLGLITINSLTAADSVIIPVQCEYFALEGLGKLLNTIKIIQSRLNTDLAIEGILLTMYDLRVRLSNQVVGEVTSHFQQMVFHTIIPRNIRLSESPSFGVPVLAQDADSKGAISYLNLAREILIKNGLMPQETV
- a CDS encoding ABC transporter ATP-binding protein, encoding MLTATHLSKAFDALVAVKNVSLSLAPGQLVALVGASGSGKSTLLNLLGGLLDPDKGEVALDGETVAGPKDVLVAGHPQIRVVHQEYKLMPNISIRENIAYALRFYERAYRERRVDELLRLCRLEAVQHHKPREASGGEKQRTAIARALAEPARVLLLDEPFSHLDLPNRLIIRDLLFDLVRGVDQPEPRPACLLVTHEATDALSIADQVGILHQGQLKQWGTPRQVYFSPANTYAARMTGPVNIIRGKHLPLLGLPAAEPDAPFGLRPEHAHLDPAGPAEGTVRAVFFQGRTSEVDVRISRYVTLRMLTQREDVQAGDQVRIRVDADRLMRL